CCCGTAACCTTTCAGTCAcaaaaaatcaacattttcatTGCCCTAGACTGTATGTCTTAAATTTATGCCAAGTGTGTATAATATAACAGGTATATTGATCCATTAGGCCTCTTTGCTAACAGCTCAAGCTCTGAGATTTTGGGTTCGATGCTCTATAGTATGCTGCATAAACGTGTTAATGGTTGTTGATCATTGATAAGTTGTGTGGTATGGTGCTGTCCAGGGGTCTTGGATTTAGCCAGGATAATGCAAAAGATGCTGCTAACAATGCGATGGAGAAAGCTGGAGATGCAGCGTCTACGGCCACAGATAGATTAAAAACAAGCACATTTGGAACACGTAATTATCAATTTACCTTAATTCTTTTTCAGATGAAGTGCTTAATAAGTAAATAATTAGGTCTTCAAAAAAGTATAATTGATTTCATGCTTCTGGGTTTATTTTCTGTTCTCCCTAAATGGATCATCATACTGTTCTGTTCCTGATTCCCAAATGGCAGCGGATGCAGGCAAGTTTGGTCATGACAGCTTTGATTCGTCTATAAGAATGCCTACCGATAAGGTTGACAATGCCAAAGAGATGGTGAGAGGGACAATGGATTGTGGAATGGAGAGAGCAGCAAATGCCTATGGTGAAGCAAAGGATACAGTGAATAATGTTGTGGGTGCGGCTTCTGATAAGGCTCGTGATGCAGTGGAGTATGGAAAAGAAACAGCTGCCAATGCATATAATACCGATAAAGTTCACAATGCGAAAGAGACGGTAAAAGGGGCAGTGGGTTCCGGAATAGACAGAGCAGAGAATGCCTATGGTgatgcaaaaaataaaatgaatagcGCTATGGGTGCGGTTTCTGATAAGGTTAATGATGCAATGGAGTATGGAAAAGTAAGTGCCTCCGATGCTTATAACACCGATAGAGTTGAGAAAGCCAAAGAGACAGTGAGAGGGTTTGTAGGTTCGGGAATGGACAAAGCCACGGATGCCTATGGCGAAGCAAAGAATACAATGAATAGGGCTAGGGACGCGGCTTCTGATAAGGCTAATGATGCCGTGGAGTATGGAAAAGAAACAGCTTCCAATGCATATAATAGCGACAGACTTGACAATGCCAAAGAGACTGTGAAAGGGGCAATGGGTTCCGGAGTGGAAAAAGCAGCGAATGCCTATGGTGAAGCAAAGAATACAGTGAATCGGGCAGTGGATATGACGTCTGACAAGGCTAATGATGCAGTGGAATATGGTAAACAAAAAACTGCCAATGCATATGATGGAGCCAAAGAGACAATGAACATGGCCTCGGATAAGGCCTACGATGCCAAAGAAAAGGTGGCGGGAGGAGTTGATTATGGAAGGGAAAGAGCAACGAATTCATATGATGAAGCGAAACAAAAGGTTGGGGAGTCGTACGCGTCTGCTAAGGCCTACGATGCCAAAGAAAAGGTGGCAGGAGGAATTGGTTACGGAAGGGAAAGAGCAGCGAATTCATATGATGAAGCTAAACAAAAGGTTGGGGAGTCGTACGCGTCTGTTAAGGATAGTATGACTTCGCATGCCAAAGATAACTATGAGGCTGCCAAGGGAGGAATCGATTACGGAAGGGAAAGAGCAGCGGATGCATATGGTGAAGCCAAACAAAAGGTTGGGGATTCATACGCGTCGGCTAAGGATAGTATGACTTCAAGTGCAAGGCATAACTATGAGGCCGCCAAGGAGTCCGCCTCACAAGCTGCTGGTGATCTCGGGGCTACAATGAGCAATGCAGGTTCGGGCCAGTaaggaattaattaattttccgCTGGCTGAGTGCATGTTAGGTCCATAATCTGTGAtcaatatatatgttttttctcAGTAGCTAGGAAAATGCTGGGAGTTTTGTGGTGtattatgtatatgtttcttGTTT
This is a stretch of genomic DNA from Malus domestica chromosome 02, GDT2T_hap1. It encodes these proteins:
- the LOC103407118 gene encoding embryonic protein DC-8-like isoform X2; the encoded protein is MDAQTSLSDLISPTVEEEAAILRRIFTYKCNELALQNSHASSSISKYSYQPDIYPVLRSENPIKKKEKRLIMGRKTVFLMAAVLWLSMAAGSWSEDSAVDNARDNLNLAAGNAKETTESWFDRAFNKIAEGLGFSQDNAKDAANNAMEKAGDAASTATDRLKTSTFGTRKFGHDSFDSSIRMPTDKVDNAKEMVRGTMDCGMERAANAYGEAKDTVNNVVGAASDKARDAVEYGKETAANAYNTDKVHNAKETVKGAVGSGIDRAENAYGDAKNKMNSAMGAVSDKVNDAMEYGKVSASDAYNTDRVEKAKETVRGFVGSGMDKATDAYGEAKNTMNRARDAASDKANDAVEYGKETASNAYNSDRLDNAKETVKGAMGSGVEKAANAYGEAKNTVNRAVDMTSDKANDAVEYGKQKTANAYDGAKETMNMASDKAYDAKEKVAGGVDYGRERATNSYDEAKQKVGESYASAKAYDAKEKVAGGIGYGRERAANSYDEAKQKVGESYASVKDSMTSHAKDNYEAAKGGIDYGRERAADAYGEAKQKVGDSYASAKDSMTSSARHNYEAAKESASQAAGDLGATMSNAGSGQ
- the LOC103407118 gene encoding embryonic protein DC-8-like isoform X1 encodes the protein MDAQTSLSDLISPTVEEEAAILRRIFTYKCNELALQNSHASSSISKYSYQPDIYPVLRSENPIKKKEKRLIMGRKTVFLMAAVLWLSMAAGSWSEDSAVDNARDNLNLAAGNAKETTESWFDRAFNKIAEGLGFSQDNAKDAANNAMEKAGDAASTATDRLKTSTFGTPDAGKFGHDSFDSSIRMPTDKVDNAKEMVRGTMDCGMERAANAYGEAKDTVNNVVGAASDKARDAVEYGKETAANAYNTDKVHNAKETVKGAVGSGIDRAENAYGDAKNKMNSAMGAVSDKVNDAMEYGKVSASDAYNTDRVEKAKETVRGFVGSGMDKATDAYGEAKNTMNRARDAASDKANDAVEYGKETASNAYNSDRLDNAKETVKGAMGSGVEKAANAYGEAKNTVNRAVDMTSDKANDAVEYGKQKTANAYDGAKETMNMASDKAYDAKEKVAGGVDYGRERATNSYDEAKQKVGESYASAKAYDAKEKVAGGIGYGRERAANSYDEAKQKVGESYASVKDSMTSHAKDNYEAAKGGIDYGRERAADAYGEAKQKVGDSYASAKDSMTSSARHNYEAAKESASQAAGDLGATMSNAGSGQ